The Actinomycetota bacterium genome contains a region encoding:
- a CDS encoding flavodoxin family protein gives MKTLIVYDSVYGNTEKIAKAIGDAITGEVKVLRVGEVDSSELKAFDLLIVGSPTQGGRPTQAIQDFLKKAPLPAFKGTNVAAFDTRFSTRLVRIFGYAAGRISGSLKRNGATLIVSPEGFFVKGTKGPLKEGEVERAASWAKVIVKSKK, from the coding sequence ATGAAGACTTTAATTGTCTATGACTCGGTCTATGGGAATACGGAGAAAATTGCCAAAGCTATCGGTGATGCTATTACCGGTGAGGTTAAAGTGCTCCGTGTGGGTGAAGTGGATTCTTCCGAATTGAAAGCATTTGATCTTCTCATCGTCGGTTCTCCGACCCAGGGAGGCAGGCCGACGCAGGCAATTCAAGACTTCCTTAAAAAAGCCCCACTGCCTGCTTTTAAAGGTACTAATGTAGCTGCGTTCGATACCAGATTCTCGACGAGACTGGTCAGAATCTTTGGCTATGCCGCAGGAAGAATCTCTGGCAGTCTGAAAAGAAATGGCGCGACTCTCATAGTGTCACCTGAAGGCTTCTTCGTTAAAGGCACCAAAGGTCCGCTAAAAGAGGGTGAAGTTGAGCGTGCTGCCAGTTGGGCGAAAGTGATTGTTAAGAGTAAAAAGTAG